A single window of Puniceicoccus vermicola DNA harbors:
- a CDS encoding ATP-binding cassette domain-containing protein: MSNLTSDLILQTQNLAFGHDLGTKHERKLGGPLNLTLSRGELVCLLGPNGAGKSTLLRSLCGFLPPISGSVSIAGRDLSDYSPRELARVRGVLPTRESSPEGMTAGELVSLGRHPHSNWAGKLTPNDQAAIDSAFRDTASQQFRDRPIGELSDGERQRVSIARLLAQEPALAFLDEPAAFLDLPSRIEILGKLAAIARTRKIAILLTTHDLESALRHADRIWLLSADGKWTGGAPEDLVLEGAFAKTFPSPALEFDISQGNFRPKTRSGPPVHLAGPDPHRLWTERALERYGWTATTTSGPTIQIEVTTDSQPTQWRLSPPDRPTQTLYSIEDCLQTLGFAPTEGT, from the coding sequence GTGAGTAATTTGACTTCAGATCTCATCCTCCAAACCCAAAACCTCGCGTTTGGGCACGACCTCGGTACCAAGCATGAGCGCAAACTCGGGGGCCCCCTCAATCTCACCCTCTCCCGTGGAGAACTCGTTTGCCTCCTCGGTCCAAATGGAGCCGGAAAGAGCACCCTCCTCCGATCTCTTTGCGGATTTCTCCCGCCGATCAGCGGTTCCGTGTCGATCGCTGGACGTGACCTCTCTGATTATTCTCCCCGAGAACTCGCCCGTGTTCGCGGCGTTCTCCCGACTCGCGAATCTTCCCCCGAAGGCATGACGGCGGGGGAGTTGGTCTCCCTCGGGCGCCATCCGCATTCGAACTGGGCCGGCAAGCTGACACCGAATGACCAGGCTGCGATTGATTCCGCTTTTCGTGACACGGCCAGCCAACAATTTCGCGATCGGCCCATTGGTGAATTGAGTGACGGAGAACGGCAACGTGTTTCGATCGCCCGCCTTCTTGCCCAAGAACCCGCTCTGGCCTTCCTCGACGAACCTGCAGCCTTCCTCGACCTTCCTTCACGGATCGAAATACTTGGAAAACTCGCCGCAATCGCCCGGACCAGAAAGATCGCCATCCTCCTGACCACTCACGATCTCGAGAGCGCCCTCCGCCACGCCGATCGGATTTGGCTCCTCAGCGCCGATGGGAAATGGACCGGCGGCGCGCCCGAAGATTTGGTTCTCGAAGGTGCCTTCGCTAAAACCTTCCCCTCCCCTGCTCTCGAGTTCGACATTTCCCAAGGAAATTTTCGTCCCAAGACGCGTTCCGGCCCTCCGGTCCACCTAGCCGGCCCCGATCCCCACCGACTCTGGACCGAACGGGCTCTCGAACGCTACGGCTGGACGGCGACCACAACTTCCGGCCCCACAATCCAGATTGAGGTCACGACCGACTCACAGCCGACTCAGTGGAGGCTTTCGCCCCCCGATCGCCCCACTCAGACTCTATATTCCATCGAAGATTGCTTACAGACCCTGGGCTTCGCCCCCACCGAAGGAACCTGA
- a CDS encoding FecCD family ABC transporter permease — MIVRWGCFLLLVSLFLAAIAFGSVTIPLHDVFLFLTGRLGPDTAEGYILQNIRLPRALTASVAGAGLAFAGLQMQTVFRNPLADPYILGVNSGASLGVAIVMLVAAPVGPGLLGTLAGGGAFSTVIAASIGSGAVLALILALTSRIGVMTLLIIGLMLAYLINAIVSILIYFAMPERLQAFISWSFGQFGTVSWNQFWVFLTAAGLAVIFGSLQFKSMDVLLLGEEQATALGENTRRTRIRILSSAAIIAGAVTAFCGPIGFLGVAVPHLARGLLRTQSHRKLIPVTLTLGASLALLSDLIARLPGTSTTLPVNAITALIGAPVIIWVLLKSRTTRSLS, encoded by the coding sequence ATGATTGTTCGCTGGGGCTGTTTTCTTCTCTTGGTATCGCTGTTTCTCGCCGCGATTGCCTTTGGCTCCGTCACCATCCCGCTCCACGACGTTTTCCTCTTCCTCACCGGGCGACTGGGTCCAGATACCGCAGAGGGCTACATTCTCCAAAATATCCGCCTCCCTCGTGCTCTGACCGCTTCCGTCGCTGGGGCGGGGTTGGCCTTTGCCGGTCTGCAGATGCAGACCGTCTTTCGCAACCCTCTCGCGGATCCCTACATTCTCGGAGTAAACTCCGGGGCCAGCCTCGGTGTTGCCATCGTCATGCTCGTCGCCGCACCGGTTGGACCTGGCCTTCTGGGCACCCTGGCCGGAGGCGGAGCCTTCTCTACGGTCATCGCTGCCTCCATCGGATCCGGAGCCGTTCTCGCCCTCATTCTGGCCCTCACCTCACGAATTGGGGTCATGACCCTCCTCATCATCGGCCTAATGCTGGCCTACCTGATCAACGCCATCGTCAGCATCCTTATCTATTTTGCCATGCCCGAACGGCTTCAGGCCTTCATCTCATGGAGCTTTGGTCAGTTTGGAACCGTTTCCTGGAACCAGTTTTGGGTCTTTCTCACCGCAGCCGGTCTCGCCGTCATCTTCGGATCCCTACAGTTCAAATCGATGGACGTCCTTCTTCTCGGTGAGGAGCAGGCTACGGCTCTCGGAGAAAATACCCGACGCACTCGGATCCGCATTCTTTCGAGCGCCGCCATAATTGCTGGAGCCGTGACCGCTTTCTGCGGTCCAATCGGATTCCTCGGAGTGGCCGTTCCCCACCTCGCCCGAGGTCTCCTGCGCACCCAATCCCATCGCAAGCTCATCCCCGTCACCTTGACCCTCGGAGCTTCCCTCGCGCTCCTCTCCGATCTCATCGCCAGGCTTCCGGGAACCTCGACGACGCTACCGGTCAATGCCATCACCGCCCTCATCGGTGCCCCCGTCATCATTTGGGTCCTCCTCAAAAGTCGCACCACAAGATCCCTGTCGTGA
- a CDS encoding ATP-binding protein — MRLPNRVVLRLLLAFFSVLSLAAILLVIQTRSIVRTEILNRAIAYHQEIVNVESAHLSARTQQAALQALRLSHRGELRDYLKDLKSPDKVDRAQRRMQSFLERNPEFSSAAIIGLDFRIRMIMSQGSEAPYREEVSSDLFEKGLDPLNAMAKIPVFVESSTALGSSQESVLRLTAPIFDENDLTIGILALDLDLDDILRTLNPDTKEAHFFVIDEEADILLEHLPETEGRKSRTAVEILSSAELRELSRSRQGNMITSRNGGYLVSHSRLDPHLATGVDATLVQVIPLDSIFRPIHLLLGAISVTVIAILGFAMCIVAVLAYRIIRPIGRLSHEMIAYNPGEIPTLRKRDVTRKDEIGRLFSSFEFMAQELNESFNQIQEQMTALQEKNEELKKKTREAEELARAKSDFLAVMSHEIRTPINAIVGFSQLLEEDADPDERDHCTKRIMENSERLLFLVENILDFTRIQGGRVKIAEEEFNPALELEALSDNFRTRIDSNKVSITLEMGLELDQLVIGDSDRIRQILSNLMENALKFTLVGEIRIRGELFPLGGGDHRLEVQVADTGLGIPPENLKSIFLPFEQVDHGLRRKFEGSGLGLAICKRLAELMGGSLEVESTVGKGSTFTLSLPLRESSEPSVLPAELQNRFSIQNKIPSLPIDFLIVEDDSNNAEVLQKFLKKAGAKSVNIAHDRREAEEKLRMKSYGMILMDLHLGEESGLDIIRSVRADTFSSQNRNDVPIVAITAYALDEIRDSCLTEKVNAFITKPFSTTELSETLVTLAKSSPST; from the coding sequence ATGAGACTACCAAACCGGGTCGTTCTACGCCTATTACTGGCGTTCTTTTCAGTTCTCTCTCTAGCCGCGATCCTCCTCGTCATCCAGACGCGCTCCATCGTTCGCACCGAGATCTTGAATCGGGCCATCGCCTACCATCAGGAGATCGTGAATGTTGAATCCGCCCACCTTTCCGCCCGCACCCAGCAAGCCGCCCTACAAGCTCTCCGTTTATCTCATCGTGGCGAACTGCGCGACTATCTCAAGGACCTGAAATCTCCCGACAAGGTGGATCGTGCACAAAGGCGGATGCAGAGTTTCCTCGAACGAAATCCGGAATTCTCCTCCGCCGCCATTATCGGTCTCGATTTCCGCATCCGCATGATCATGAGCCAAGGATCGGAGGCCCCTTATCGAGAAGAGGTCAGCAGTGACTTGTTCGAGAAAGGCCTCGATCCTCTCAACGCCATGGCTAAAATCCCGGTTTTTGTCGAATCCAGCACCGCCTTGGGATCGAGTCAGGAGTCAGTCCTCCGACTCACTGCACCGATCTTCGATGAGAACGACCTCACAATCGGTATCCTCGCCTTGGACCTGGATCTCGACGACATCCTGAGAACCCTGAATCCAGACACAAAGGAGGCTCATTTCTTCGTCATCGACGAGGAGGCAGACATCCTACTCGAGCATCTTCCGGAAACCGAGGGCAGGAAAAGTCGCACTGCAGTCGAGATTCTTTCCTCCGCCGAATTGCGCGAACTTTCCCGATCCCGTCAGGGCAATATGATCACCTCCCGAAATGGAGGATACCTCGTTTCCCATTCCCGCCTGGATCCCCACCTCGCTACCGGGGTCGATGCCACCCTCGTCCAGGTCATTCCCCTGGATTCCATTTTCCGGCCGATTCACCTCCTCCTCGGAGCCATCTCGGTTACGGTCATCGCCATCCTCGGATTTGCCATGTGCATCGTTGCAGTATTAGCCTACCGCATCATCCGGCCCATCGGACGCCTGTCTCACGAGATGATCGCTTACAACCCAGGCGAAATTCCAACGCTCCGAAAACGAGACGTAACGCGTAAGGACGAGATCGGCCGCCTCTTCAGCTCTTTCGAATTCATGGCTCAGGAACTCAACGAGAGCTTCAACCAAATTCAGGAACAGATGACGGCTCTCCAGGAGAAAAATGAAGAGCTCAAAAAGAAGACCCGCGAGGCAGAAGAATTGGCACGGGCCAAGAGCGATTTTCTCGCCGTCATGAGTCACGAAATCCGCACTCCGATCAACGCGATTGTCGGATTTTCTCAACTACTCGAGGAAGATGCCGATCCGGATGAACGTGACCACTGCACGAAGAGGATCATGGAGAATAGCGAGAGACTCCTCTTCTTGGTGGAGAACATCCTCGATTTCACCCGGATTCAAGGAGGCCGGGTGAAGATCGCCGAAGAAGAGTTCAACCCCGCCCTCGAACTCGAAGCCCTTTCCGATAATTTCCGCACCCGCATCGATTCCAACAAAGTCTCGATCACCCTCGAAATGGGTCTTGAACTCGATCAACTGGTGATAGGAGATTCCGACCGGATTCGACAGATCCTCTCCAATCTCATGGAGAATGCCCTCAAGTTTACCTTAGTCGGAGAAATTCGGATTCGCGGAGAGCTGTTCCCTCTCGGGGGCGGAGATCATCGACTTGAGGTCCAGGTCGCCGACACCGGTCTCGGGATTCCTCCCGAAAACCTGAAATCTATTTTCCTCCCCTTTGAGCAAGTCGATCATGGCCTCCGCAGGAAGTTTGAGGGCTCCGGATTGGGGCTTGCGATCTGCAAGCGGCTTGCAGAACTCATGGGCGGATCTCTCGAGGTAGAGAGCACGGTCGGGAAAGGTAGCACCTTTACCTTGAGCCTGCCTCTCCGGGAATCTTCCGAACCGTCAGTCCTCCCTGCCGAACTGCAAAATCGGTTTTCCATTCAGAATAAGATCCCTTCCCTGCCGATCGATTTCCTGATCGTTGAAGATGATTCGAACAACGCCGAGGTGCTGCAGAAATTTCTCAAAAAAGCCGGAGCAAAGTCCGTAAACATTGCCCATGACCGACGCGAGGCAGAGGAAAAACTGCGCATGAAATCGTATGGGATGATCCTCATGGATTTACACCTCGGGGAAGAGAGCGGGCTCGATATTATCCGTTCTGTCCGGGCCGACACATTTTCCTCTCAGAACAGGAATGACGTTCCGATCGTAGCCATCACCGCCTACGCTCTGGACGAAATCCGCGATAGTTGCCTCACCGAAAAGGTCAACGCCTTCATCACCAAGCCGTTTTCGACAACCGAACTCTCGGAAACCCTAGTCACTCTCGCGAAATCTTCCCCCTCGACCTGA
- a CDS encoding extracellular solute-binding protein encodes MPRNQESSPSSRPLQNRVSTSFFFGFLSTPLLFFLGCTQDESLEGPPDRPAEILFVGDPFAYVLEQNWEKIEDSFGDPVNLKIERYSNTRRSIIRNAQDSESFYNLVSFDILWLPHLAQNHILDPISEKDLEEIGIDPKTFYPQTIESSRYEGELLGIPIQPHFELMFYRKDWLEAEGLAPPRSFEELLEQARLFHSPEDNRFGICWNGLRGQAFGQTIAHLYASFGSSIVNDEGEPQIDTETGEKVLVFLQELLAVSPPDVLTMAWDQRIERFQNGQSAFTYGWGARAMTLEHDPASQVAGRVGYSIPPGENGFSEKVPLGQWNLGLPANLTPDERQRSLRLLKVLLSSDVYEMFADSGLENLYRKPPAGVAQSSEYLRTSREIFANDRTSEEARPRLENWTQLADILGTTFHDALLGRMTNEEALRLAQARADEAMGLPLEPVL; translated from the coding sequence ATGCCGAGGAACCAGGAGAGTTCACCGAGCTCACGACCGCTCCAAAATCGGGTCTCGACCTCTTTCTTTTTCGGTTTTCTCTCCACCCCACTTCTTTTCTTCCTCGGCTGCACCCAGGATGAATCTCTCGAAGGTCCGCCCGATCGTCCCGCTGAAATCCTGTTTGTCGGCGACCCATTTGCCTATGTTTTAGAGCAAAACTGGGAGAAGATTGAAGACTCCTTCGGGGATCCGGTTAACCTGAAGATTGAACGCTATTCAAACACCCGACGCTCAATCATTCGAAACGCTCAGGATTCCGAGTCGTTCTACAATTTAGTATCCTTTGATATTCTCTGGCTTCCGCATCTGGCCCAGAACCATATCCTCGATCCGATATCTGAAAAAGATTTGGAGGAGATCGGGATCGATCCGAAAACCTTTTACCCTCAAACAATCGAGAGTAGCCGTTATGAGGGAGAGCTCCTGGGGATCCCGATTCAACCCCATTTCGAGCTGATGTTTTACCGAAAAGATTGGTTAGAGGCCGAAGGACTGGCTCCCCCGAGGAGCTTTGAAGAATTGCTGGAGCAGGCCCGATTGTTCCACTCTCCGGAGGATAATCGTTTTGGCATATGCTGGAATGGTCTTCGCGGTCAGGCCTTCGGGCAGACCATAGCCCACCTCTACGCTTCTTTTGGCAGCTCTATCGTCAATGATGAGGGTGAGCCGCAGATAGACACTGAAACTGGGGAAAAAGTACTCGTTTTCCTCCAAGAACTCCTTGCAGTGTCTCCTCCCGACGTTCTGACCATGGCTTGGGATCAACGAATCGAACGGTTTCAAAACGGACAATCCGCATTCACCTACGGTTGGGGAGCCCGGGCGATGACCCTCGAGCACGATCCAGCTTCCCAAGTCGCAGGACGTGTCGGCTACTCCATTCCTCCGGGAGAGAATGGTTTCTCCGAGAAGGTCCCTCTGGGCCAATGGAACCTAGGCCTTCCGGCGAACTTAACTCCTGATGAACGCCAACGTTCGCTTCGACTTCTTAAAGTGCTCCTTTCCTCCGATGTCTACGAGATGTTCGCAGATTCCGGTCTTGAAAATCTCTACCGAAAACCTCCCGCAGGAGTTGCTCAGTCCTCAGAATATCTCCGCACGAGCCGGGAAATTTTTGCCAATGACCGAACTTCCGAGGAAGCTCGCCCTCGCCTGGAAAATTGGACACAGCTCGCAGACATTTTAGGAACCACTTTTCACGACGCCCTACTCGGGCGAATGACGAATGAAGAAGCGCTGAGGCTCGCCCAAGCCCGTGCCGATGAGGCCATGGGCCTTCCACTGGAACCCGTCCTATGA
- a CDS encoding response regulator, with the protein MTPVKEAPSLDLTFSHITDGLRILLVEDNSDQHYLVERFLRGSYASLFWAKSSEEALEMIEQEEFDLFVLDVMLPKMDGWELFSEIRKIPGHLRTPVLFLTCVVPPSEENLASDDHGYCRTLAKPSSKEGFRNAIINLLRG; encoded by the coding sequence ATGACCCCGGTTAAAGAGGCCCCGTCCCTCGACCTCACTTTCTCTCATATCACGGATGGACTCCGAATCCTTCTCGTTGAAGACAATTCCGACCAGCACTACCTGGTCGAGCGATTTTTGCGTGGCTCATATGCCAGCCTATTCTGGGCTAAATCTTCCGAAGAAGCTTTGGAGATGATTGAACAGGAAGAGTTCGACCTATTTGTGCTCGATGTCATGCTTCCGAAAATGGATGGCTGGGAACTTTTCTCCGAAATACGGAAGATCCCCGGGCATCTGCGTACTCCTGTTCTTTTCCTGACCTGCGTCGTCCCCCCTTCCGAGGAAAACCTCGCTTCTGATGATCATGGATACTGCCGAACACTGGCAAAGCCCTCCTCAAAGGAAGGATTCCGCAATGCGATCATCAATCTCCTCCGCGGCTGA
- the hflC gene encoding protease modulator HflC has translation MTAARKRNPAVLWILGLIAAIVLVAAAWTSLYTISEWEQAVITEFGEVVGDPVTQAGLHVKRPWQQVRRFDSRLQRWDGRQTTTITRDRKTVNVDVTARWRIDDAKQFLEAVNSINQADTRLNGIIAGAVKDEIAKYDLYEVIRSSNGILDIKTEELSIKLDSGDLEEISVEEVATLGSDLPELHQSTDGAYLAGRPIVLQGILQEARKRLAQIGLGIALEDILIKQLNYTQEIESNVYAQMNAELQKISAGFRSNGKKRAEQRLGEMERELARISSEAEQRAQVIRGQAEAKAIRIYAEAYNQDPGFYRFLRTLQAYDKGLGGNSRILIGSGSPFFDLLNSIDSTDSAAEGNP, from the coding sequence ATGACCGCCGCCCGCAAACGAAATCCCGCCGTCCTCTGGATCCTCGGACTCATCGCCGCCATCGTATTGGTCGCCGCAGCCTGGACCAGCCTCTACACCATCAGTGAATGGGAACAAGCCGTGATCACCGAATTTGGTGAAGTCGTGGGCGATCCGGTTACCCAAGCTGGCCTTCACGTCAAAAGGCCGTGGCAGCAGGTGCGCCGTTTCGATTCACGTCTCCAGCGTTGGGACGGACGCCAAACCACGACCATCACCCGCGACCGCAAAACGGTAAACGTCGACGTCACCGCCCGCTGGCGCATCGACGATGCGAAACAATTTCTCGAAGCGGTCAATTCCATCAACCAAGCAGACACTCGCCTCAACGGAATCATCGCCGGGGCCGTGAAGGATGAAATTGCCAAATACGATCTCTACGAGGTGATCCGGAGCAGCAACGGCATCCTCGACATCAAAACCGAGGAGCTCTCCATCAAGCTCGATTCGGGCGATCTCGAAGAAATCTCCGTAGAAGAGGTCGCCACTCTCGGAAGCGATCTCCCCGAGTTGCACCAGTCCACCGATGGGGCCTATCTTGCCGGACGCCCGATTGTCCTCCAAGGCATCCTCCAGGAAGCTCGCAAAAGACTCGCTCAAATCGGTCTCGGAATCGCGCTCGAGGACATTCTCATCAAACAGCTGAACTACACGCAGGAAATCGAGTCGAACGTCTACGCCCAGATGAACGCTGAATTGCAGAAAATCTCAGCTGGCTTCCGTTCGAACGGAAAAAAGCGCGCCGAGCAACGCCTCGGGGAGATGGAACGCGAATTGGCCCGGATCAGCAGTGAGGCAGAGCAGAGGGCGCAAGTCATTCGTGGACAGGCCGAAGCCAAGGCCATTCGGATCTACGCGGAAGCTTACAATCAGGATCCGGGGTTCTATCGCTTCCTGCGAACCCTCCAAGCCTACGACAAAGGCCTCGGGGGAAATAGCCGTATCCTGATCGGCTCTGGGAGTCCGTTTTTCGACCTGTTGAATAGCATCGATTCCACCGATTCCGCAGCCGAGGGAAATCCCTAA
- the hflK gene encoding FtsH protease activity modulator HflK: protein MHKLICAILPQFVDRSPNPLLLRVIVRVEFPDGREAEINFWKYIWIPIVLLIGLVLATSFHQVDADEEGVLLRFGKQVKTVGPGLQFHLPYPIDKMVKVKTRRVDVQEFGYRSGPGGRITESGYDDESSMLTGDLNIVLAGWDVQFSRENPEQFLFNVKDPIATLRDISQSVMREIMGDRASIPILTIGRAEIQERVRKLIQAQADQFKMGLRINEVNLIFVSPPAQVQAAFNDLNKAEQDAVRFYEEASREYQENVPRAQGQAERIVLESEGFLESRVNRAEGDADRFLEMLRAYEESPEVTRQRLYLETLEKRLPEVGEVWIVDEDMKGVLPLLNLNEGGLKQ, encoded by the coding sequence GTGCACAAGCTCATTTGTGCGATTCTCCCGCAATTCGTTGACAGGAGTCCGAACCCCCTTCTCCTTCGGGTCATTGTGAGAGTTGAGTTCCCCGACGGCCGTGAAGCCGAAATTAATTTCTGGAAGTATATCTGGATCCCCATCGTCCTCTTGATCGGCTTGGTCCTCGCCACGAGCTTCCATCAGGTCGATGCCGACGAAGAAGGAGTCCTTTTGCGTTTCGGCAAGCAGGTAAAGACCGTGGGACCCGGCCTCCAGTTCCACCTGCCTTACCCGATCGACAAAATGGTCAAGGTCAAGACTCGGCGGGTCGATGTCCAAGAGTTCGGCTATCGTAGCGGACCTGGGGGGCGAATCACCGAGTCGGGCTACGACGATGAATCCTCCATGCTGACGGGTGACCTCAACATCGTCCTCGCCGGTTGGGATGTACAGTTCAGCCGAGAAAACCCCGAGCAGTTCCTCTTTAACGTCAAAGACCCCATCGCGACGCTCCGGGACATTTCGCAGTCAGTGATGCGAGAGATCATGGGCGACCGCGCCAGTATTCCCATCCTCACCATTGGGCGGGCCGAGATTCAGGAGCGGGTGAGAAAATTGATTCAAGCTCAAGCCGACCAGTTCAAGATGGGGCTGCGAATCAACGAGGTGAATCTGATCTTCGTCAGTCCTCCCGCCCAAGTCCAAGCCGCTTTCAACGATTTGAATAAAGCCGAGCAGGATGCCGTGCGGTTCTATGAAGAAGCCTCCCGTGAATACCAGGAGAACGTCCCACGGGCGCAAGGGCAGGCCGAGCGTATCGTCCTCGAATCCGAAGGGTTTCTCGAGAGCCGGGTCAACCGGGCCGAGGGGGACGCGGACCGCTTTCTCGAAATGCTGCGCGCTTACGAAGAGTCACCGGAAGTGACCCGCCAGCGCCTCTACCTCGAAACTTTGGAAAAACGACTGCCCGAGGTCGGCGAAGTCTGGATTGTCGATGAGGACATGAAAGGGGTTCTACCCCTGCTCAATTTAAATGAAGGAGGACTGAAACAATGA
- the ilvN gene encoding acetolactate synthase small subunit, protein MSSDQKHTISVLVENKFGVLARVAGMFSGRGFNIETLNVGPVHLEGLSRITATILGDDQALDQALKQLNKLVNVVEVEHFTEGAAVARELILLKVSADSKTRPEIMQICDIFRAKVIDVSAESVVLEITGNDSKIKAFLDLVDPFGVQKMARTGVVALERGANS, encoded by the coding sequence ATGTCATCCGACCAAAAGCACACAATCTCAGTTCTCGTGGAGAACAAATTCGGGGTCCTCGCCCGGGTTGCTGGAATGTTCAGCGGCCGCGGCTTTAATATCGAGACTTTGAATGTCGGTCCGGTGCATTTGGAAGGGCTTTCCCGGATCACCGCAACCATTCTCGGGGACGATCAGGCTCTGGACCAAGCTCTCAAGCAGCTCAACAAGCTGGTCAATGTCGTCGAAGTAGAGCACTTCACCGAAGGCGCTGCCGTCGCCCGCGAACTGATTCTCCTGAAAGTCTCGGCCGATTCCAAGACTCGTCCGGAAATCATGCAAATTTGCGACATTTTCCGTGCCAAGGTGATCGATGTCAGCGCTGAGTCGGTCGTTCTCGAAATCACCGGGAATGACAGTAAAATTAAAGCGTTCCTCGATCTCGTCGATCCATTCGGCGTTCAGAAAATGGCCCGTACCGGAGTCGTCGCCCTCGAGCGTGGCGCCAACTCCTAA
- the ilvC gene encoding ketol-acid reductoisomerase yields the protein MSATVYTEKDADREILKDKTLAVIGYGSQGHAHAQNLKDSGYEVIIGLYPTSKSREVAEKQGFKVFDTAEAVQKADVIMLGVPDMVQKKVFENDVAPNLTAGKTIVFSHGLAIHYGLIDVQSDVDVIMVAPKGPGHIVRAQFVEGKGVPALIAVHQDASGKAKDVALAWADGVGGTRAGVIQTSFKEETETDLFGEQAVLCGGASALVQAGFETLVEAGYQPEMAYFECLHELKLIVDLMVESGIAGMRFSISETAKYGDITRGPRVITEETKKSMAKILEEIQSGQFTREWVKEYEEGLPNYNKMLEDGEKHPIETTGQHLRSLMPWVAKRNLKGSQASYNG from the coding sequence ATGTCAGCTACAGTCTATACCGAGAAGGATGCGGATCGCGAGATCCTGAAAGATAAGACCCTCGCCGTAATTGGTTACGGGTCCCAGGGACACGCACACGCGCAAAACCTGAAAGACAGTGGTTACGAGGTCATCATCGGCCTGTACCCCACCAGTAAGTCGCGCGAAGTCGCAGAAAAGCAAGGCTTCAAGGTATTCGACACCGCAGAAGCGGTTCAAAAGGCTGACGTCATCATGCTCGGTGTTCCGGACATGGTTCAGAAGAAGGTTTTTGAAAACGATGTGGCTCCAAACCTGACCGCTGGCAAGACGATCGTCTTCTCCCACGGTCTGGCGATCCACTACGGCCTGATCGACGTCCAGTCCGACGTTGACGTGATCATGGTTGCTCCAAAGGGTCCAGGTCACATCGTCCGTGCGCAGTTTGTCGAAGGGAAGGGCGTTCCCGCATTGATCGCGGTTCACCAGGACGCTTCCGGCAAGGCCAAGGATGTGGCTCTCGCTTGGGCCGACGGCGTAGGCGGCACTCGTGCCGGCGTCATCCAAACCTCTTTCAAGGAAGAAACCGAAACCGACCTCTTCGGTGAGCAAGCTGTCCTCTGTGGCGGTGCCAGTGCTCTCGTTCAGGCTGGATTCGAAACTTTGGTCGAAGCCGGTTATCAGCCGGAAATGGCTTATTTCGAATGTCTCCACGAGTTGAAGCTCATCGTCGACCTGATGGTTGAGTCCGGTATCGCCGGAATGCGTTTCTCGATCTCGGAAACCGCGAAGTACGGGGACATCACCCGTGGACCTCGTGTCATCACGGAAGAGACCAAGAAGTCGATGGCCAAGATCCTCGAAGAAATTCAAAGCGGACAGTTTACCCGTGAGTGGGTGAAAGAGTACGAAGAAGGCCTCCCGAACTACAACAAGATGCTGGAGGACGGCGAGAAGCACCCGATCGAAACGACCGGTCAGCACCTTCGCAGCTTGATGCCTTGGGTTGCTAAGCGCAACCTCAAGGGTTCACAGGCTAGCTACAACGGGTAA
- the hemC gene encoding hydroxymethylbilane synthase — MSAETVIFASRRSRLARAQALLAERAAIEYDPSWVTGLLWLTTTGDRQTTWSLEKEGGKGLFTKEIEDAVLSGEADLAVHSAKDLPTEMPEGLGLAAFLPREDPRDILILREGVTEPNRIATSSPRRRAQLQRLFPKAEFSEIRGNVETRLQKIKEGEAEATVLASAGLHRLGIRPPEGLVFRRLEVSEMIPAVGQAAIALQTRVEDLEKFSVLGCEKTKKAVVCERAFLRALGGGCHTAFAGYYDGTIFHAFHEAHERREIQVPTLEEADLQDFFAEEFVDWIDQSDS; from the coding sequence ATGAGCGCAGAGACGGTCATCTTCGCCAGTCGGCGCAGTCGTCTCGCTCGTGCCCAGGCATTGCTCGCGGAACGTGCCGCGATCGAATACGATCCGTCCTGGGTGACGGGTCTGCTTTGGCTCACTACGACCGGTGATCGCCAAACGACTTGGTCTCTCGAAAAGGAGGGGGGCAAGGGACTGTTCACGAAGGAAATTGAGGATGCAGTCCTCTCCGGAGAGGCGGACCTAGCGGTTCACAGCGCCAAAGACCTCCCGACAGAGATGCCGGAGGGATTAGGGCTTGCGGCCTTTCTTCCGCGGGAAGATCCCCGGGATATTTTGATCCTCCGCGAGGGAGTGACGGAGCCGAATCGGATTGCGACGAGTAGTCCGAGACGAAGGGCTCAATTGCAGCGATTGTTCCCGAAGGCTGAGTTCTCCGAGATTCGGGGGAACGTGGAGACACGTCTCCAAAAGATCAAGGAAGGGGAGGCGGAGGCGACAGTGCTCGCTTCAGCAGGGCTTCACCGTCTGGGCATTCGCCCGCCCGAGGGATTGGTTTTTCGTCGTCTGGAAGTCAGCGAAATGATTCCGGCTGTCGGGCAGGCCGCTATCGCGCTCCAGACGCGCGTCGAAGATCTGGAGAAATTCTCGGTGTTGGGCTGTGAGAAAACCAAAAAAGCAGTGGTTTGTGAGCGAGCCTTTTTGCGAGCGCTCGGCGGAGGATGCCACACTGCATTTGCCGGATACTACGACGGAACCATTTTCCATGCTTTCCACGAGGCTCACGAGCGTCGTGAAATTCAAGTTCCGACGTTGGAGGAAGCCGACCTCCAAGACTTTTTCGCCGAAGAGTTCGTCGATTGGATCGATCAATCCGATTCCTAG